In the Tribolium castaneum strain GA2 chromosome 1, icTriCast1.1, whole genome shotgun sequence genome, one interval contains:
- the LOC103314005 gene encoding sulfhydryl oxidase 1 has translation MKSILAVVFLGLVCTKKVPSRVLYFPSDDVESLNVHNFKRFVENSPTAWLVTFYAKWCAHSQKFSTIWKQFASEATPWRDLVRVGVVDCSSIRNMRLCDKFKIVDFPNMKYFHEKSSFGASYVGLEVQVGVTLDFTKRFVFKTIVDEIMKGGGRIYPRGLVPYPHTDSTALFAGENANSRIVVWVIEDFVRPLGAEMVMHFHRTPNVAFKRSQAKALIGFPKVVFAERGKNLVIVDKNIDGSFQMMQVISGFLKSKGITPCVITPVKMEEMYSTV, from the coding sequence ATGAAAAGTATACTTGCGGTGGTTTTCTTGGGACTTGTTTGTACCAAGAAAGTGCCTTCCCGTGTCTTGTACTTCCCCTCAGACGATGTGGAAAGTCTCAACGTCCACAATTTCAAAAGATTCGTCGAAAATTCACCAACAGCTTGGTTAGTGACTTTTTACGCCAAATGGTGTGCACACAGCCAAAAGTTTTCCACGATATGGAAGCAGTTCGCTTCAGAGGCAACTCCTTGGAGAGACCTGGTGAGGGTTGGCGTCGTAGATTGTTCAAGTATCAGAAACATGAGGCTTtgtgataaatttaaaatcgtcGATTTTCCGAACATGAAATATTTCCACGAGAAATCCAGCTTTGGCGCCTCTTACGTGGGTCTGGAGGTCCAAGTTGGAGTCACACTGGATTTTACGAAACGATTTGTTTTCAAGACAATTGTGGATGAAATAATGAAGGGAGGAGGACGAATTTATCCTCGAGGTTTGGTGCCTTATCCTCACACCGATTCTACGGCACTGTTTGCTGGTGAAAATGCAAATTCGCGAATTGTTGTGTGGGTGATTGAAGATTTTGTCAGGCCTTTAGGGGCTGAAATGGTGATGCATTTTCATCGAACGCCGAATGTTGCGTTCAAGCGGTCACAAGCAAAGGCGTTGATTGGTTTTCCGAAAGTTGTTTTTGCAGAAAGGGGAAAGAATTTAGTAATTGTTGACAAAAATATAGATGGAAGTTTCCAAATGATGCAAGTTATTAGTGGTTTTTTGAAGAGCAAGGGCATAACGCCTTGTGTAATTACTCCAGTTAAAATGGAAGAAATGTACTCAACAGTATGA
- the LOC655759 gene encoding sulfhydryl oxidase 1 translates to MKKITVFLLLINFLIPTTTQSETSEAELLYDPSENIEILDIHNFHTKIENSQTPWLVKFYLGWCGTCQKLSTEWKKFRNEITPWTDLVKVGAISCSDPANTPVCLNSNISAYPTIKYFPENYKSGDDSTVILKGEHLDVKALKKRVIGQIRTEISEKRGQMYPKLSTYEHPNLEKMFEGLGESVKYVVLVVEAPDQCFATEIALNLHKNRNVSVKFAPNTNTDLVNNLQVSTFPSVVVLDRNNNVSKRFTDPEGVAIESFLLSYGLEVNRIEPNTTKKIVPKKLLRLNQRVKKMGDVVFQVDLEAALRYSLKQEVSAVRVITNERLDALRAYLTVVKKYFPFGENNELITQLVKLTSSSEQVQGVEIFQLVQKAETNRAFSSVQTYLGCLGSVSGKRRYPCSLWQLFHYLTVNSDDETNPREVLTAMHGYIRHFFGCGGCSRHFQQMAIERNLSGVSSLKEAVLWLWEAHNVVNQRLKGDVTEDPEFLKDKFPAKLRCVECYEEDGTWRRNEVFEYLKKMYGKFNVRYVGSDTRVLFPDLDNMF, encoded by the coding sequence ATGAAGAAAATCACAGTTTTCCTCCTCCTCATCAATTTTCTAATCCCAACCACCACACAAAGTGAAACAAGTGAGGCTGAATTATTATACGACCCCAGTGAAAACATCGAAATCCTGGACATTCACAACTTTCACACCAAAATCGAAAACTCACAAACACCCTGGTTAGTAAAATTCTACCTGGGCTGGTGCGGCACTTGCCAGAAACTTTCAACTGAATGGAAAAAATTCCGCAACGAAATCACCCCATGGACGGATTTGGTCAAAGTTGGGGCCATTTCATGCTCAGACCCTGCCAACACCCCCGTCTGTCTCAACTCCAACATCAGTGCTTACCccacaattaaatatttccccgaaaattacaaaagtgGTGATGATTCTACTGTGATACTCAAGGGCGAACATTTGGACGTTAAAGCGCTCAAAAAGCGAGTAATTGGGCAAATTAGGACCGAAATCAGCGAAAAACGAGGCCAAATGTACCCCAAGTTATCGACATACGAGCACCCAAACCTTGAAAAAATGTTCGAAGGTTTAGGTGAAAGTGTCAAGTACGTGGTTTTGGTGGTGGAAGCTCCAGATCAGTGTTTTGCGACCGAAATCGCCCTAAACTTGCACAAAAATCGAAATGTTTCGGTTAAATTTGCCCCAAACACTAACACAGACTTGGTTAATAATTTGCAAGTTAGTACGTTTCCAAGTGTCGTGGTCCTGGACCGTAATAACAACGTTTCGAAACGATTTACGGACCCAGAGGGTGTTGCTATTGAGTCGTTTCTGCTCAGTTATGGTTTAGAAGTTAATAGAATTGAACCAAACActacgaaaaaaattgttccaaaaaaattattacgtctGAATCAAAGGGTGAAAAAAATGGGCGATGTTGTTTTCCAGGTGGATTTGGAAGCTGCGTTAAGATACTCACTGAAGCAGGAAGTTTCAGCAGTTAGAGTTATAACAAACGAGCGTTTGGACGCACTAAGGGCTTACTTAACTgtggttaaaaaatatttcccgTTTGGTGAAAATAACGAACTTATAACCCAATTAGTTAAACTTACATCGAGCAGTGAACAAGTTCAAGgtgttgaaatttttcaacttGTGCAAAAAGCTGAGACAAATCGGGCGTTTTCGTCCGTTCAAACCTACCTAGGTTGTCTTGGTAGTGTAAGTGGAAAACGAAGATATCCCTGTAGTTTATGGCAACTTTTTCACTACTTGACCGTTAATTCTGACGATGAAACAAACCCGAGAGAAGTCCTAACAGCAATGCATGGCTACATCAGGCATTTTTTCGGCTGTGGTGGTTGCAGTCGCCACTTTCAACAAATGGCAATTGAGCGGAATCTGTCAGGTGTTTCCTCGCTTAAAGAAGCGGTTTTGTGGCTGTGGGAGGCTCATAATGTCGTGAATCAACGTTTGAAGGGTGATGTTACTGAAGATCCCGAGTTTTTGAAAGACAAGTTTCCGGCAAAGTTGAGGTGTGTGGAGTGTTATGAAGAAGATGGGACGTGGAGGAGGAATGAAGTGtttgaatatttgaaaaaaatgtacggGAAGTTTAATGTTAGATATGTTGGGTCTGATACAAGGGTGTTGTTTCCCGATCTGGacaatatgttttaa
- the LOC655674 gene encoding sulfhydryl oxidase 2, with protein MHPLTLLLLALALHLANNASLSIYEQQKYKQFLEGQGLYSPNDDVVILTVHNFKTQVMNSPHAWFVEFYNSWCGFCQRFAPSWKALSTDVKGWADLVQIAALDCSVDENTPICREYEIMAYPTLRYFHEGYQPGPQNLGVAVQKGDDVGAHRRYLIERLVTEQRERRGAHYPNLLPYEHATLDNLFSGRGELIQYGFLVVEKFGGFIGAGVTLDLHKTPVIVRYAYDNNTVLLNKLGISTLPVVVSVDRNLHYQVTSAGSRDAVKSVIGQFLQKQNIKLSDDTPKQEIFTGKWLDVQVPDMSSLIQERAKQALKERIKSMGDVVFQMDLETALRYSLKHEIATTKTIEGEKLQVLRAYLTILRKYFPFGHGGQLFLTELAMKASGESVQGSELAEVISRAEAENSYVFSSPQQWLACRGSSPAFRGYPCGLWKLFHFLTVNSAEHNVNNRRADPLEVLSVMHGYVKNFFGCQDCSRHFQEMALKREMRNVSSLDSSVMWLWMAHNEVNKRLAGDQTEDPEYPKVQFPSKERCPTCRVNDNWELLEVLKYIKHMYSGINVRYIGSDTTLLHVGLDGGKAATSGSSSVFRQLDMTRLSEKAVRVRPVG; from the exons ATGCATCCACTAACTCTCCTGCTGCTCGCCCTCGCCCTCCACCTCGCCAACAACGCTTCGCTGTCCATCTACGAGCAGCAAAAATACAAGCAGTTCCTCGAGGGCCAAGGCCTGTACTCGCCCAACGACGACGTCGTCATCCTCACCGTGCACAACTTCAAGACCCAGGTGATGAACAGCCCCCACGCCTGGTTCGTCGAGTTCTACAACAGCTGGTGCGGCTTCTGCCAGCGCTTCGCCCCCTCGTGGAAGGCCCTCTCCACCGATGTGAAGGGCTGGGCCGACCTGGTGCAAATCGCCGCCTTGGACTGCTCCGTGGACGAGAACACACCCATTTGCCGTGAGTACGAGATCATGGCCTACCCCACCTTGCGCTACTTCCACGAGGGGTACCAACCAGGCCCCCAGAACTTGGGCGTCGCCGTGCAGAAGGGGGACGACGTGGGGGCGCACCGGCGCTACCTCATCGAGCGGCTCGTGACCGAGCAGCGCGAGCGCCGGGGGGCCCACTACCCCAATTTACTACCGTACGAACACGCAACTCTTGATAACTTGTTCAGTGGGAGGGGGGAACTTATCCAGTATGGATTTTTGGTGGTTGAGAAATTTGGGGGGTTTATAGGGGCTGGGGTCACACTTGACTTGCACAAGACCCCAGTTATCGTCAGATATGCGTACGATAACAAtacagttttattaaacaagTTGGGTATAAGTACCCTTCCGGTCGTAGTGAGTGTTGACCGTAACTTGCATTATCAAGTCACAAGTGCCGGGTCACGTGACGCGGTCAAGTCAGTGATTGgtcagtttttgcaaaaacaaaatatcaaactgagTGATGATACTCCCAAACAGGAGATATTCACAGGGAAGTGGCTTGATGTCCAAGTGCCTGATATGTCGTCCCTGATCCAGGAACGCGCAAAGCAGGCCTTGAAAGAAAGGATCAAGAGTATGGGAGATGTGGTGTTCCAGATGGACCTTGAAACCGCCCTTCGCTACTCCCTTAAGCACGAAATCGCAACCACTAAAACCATAGAAGGGGAGAAGTTGCAAGTGTTGCGCGCCTACTTGACTATCCTTCGTAAGTACTTCCCCTTTGGCCACGGGGGCCAATTGTTCCTAACCGAGTTGGCCATGAAGGCGTCGGGCGAGTCCGTCCAAGGGTCGGAACTCGCCGAAGTCATATCGCGGGCCGAGGCTGAGAACAGTTACGTGTTCTCGTCCCCCCAGCAATGGCTGGCGTGCCGCGGTAGTTCCCCGGCGTTCCGGGGATACCCCTGCGGGTTATGGAAGTTGTTCCATTTCCTAACGGTGAACTCCGCCGAGCACAATGTGAACAACCGGCGTGCGGACCCGCTGGAAGTCCTCTCCGTGATGCACGGCTACGTGAAGAACTTCTTCGGGTGTCAGGACTGCAGCCGGCACTTCCAGGAGATGGCGCTGAAGCGGGAGATGCGCAACGTGTCGTCGCTTGACTCGTCGGTGATGTGGTTGTGGATGGCGCACAACGAGGTGAACAAGCGGCTGGCGGGGGACCAGACGGAGGACCCGGAGTACCCCAAGGTGCAGTTCCCGTCGAAGGAGCGGTGTCCCACGTGCCGGGTCAACGACAACTGGGAGTTGCTGGAGGTGTTGAAGTACATCAAGCACATGTACAGCGGGATCAACGTGAGGTACATCGGCTCGGACACGACGCTCCTCCACGTGGGCTTGGACGGGGGCAAGGCGGCGACGAGCGGCTCCAGCAGCGTGTTTAGACAGTTAGATATGA CGAGGCTATCGGAAAAAGCCGTACGTGTACGACCTGTTGGGTAA